Part of the Streptomyces antimycoticus genome, TCGGTGCTCAAGCAACTGGTCTCGTACGTCGGGATGGACGAGTTCTTCAGCGGCGTCCAGGCGTACTTCAAGCGCCACGCCTACCAGAACACCCGGCTGTCGGATCTGCTCGGCGCGCTGGAGGAGACCAGCGGGCGCGATCTGAAGACCTGGTCGAAGAAGTGGCTGGAGACGGCGGGCATCAATGTGCTGCGGCCGGAGATCGAGACGGACGCGAACGGCACCGTGACCTCCTTCGCGGTGCGGCAGGAGGCCCCCGCGCTGCCGCCGGGCGCCAAGGGCGAGCCCACCCTGCGGCCGCACCGCATCGCCATCGGGCTCTACAACCTGAACGCGACCGGCAAGCTGATCCGCTCCGAGCGCATCGAGCTGGACGTGGACGGTGAGCTGACCCAGGTGGAGCAGCTGATCGGCGCGAAGCGCTCCGCGGTGATCCTGCTCAACGACGACGACCTCACCTACGCGAAGGTGCGGCTGGACCCGGACTCGCTGGCCGTCGTCACCGAGCACCTCGGCGACTTCGCGGAGTCCCTGCCGCGCGCGCTGTGCTGGGCCTCGGCCTGGGACATGGTCCGCGACGGCGAGCTGGCCACCCGCGACTACCTGGCGCTGGTGCTCTCGGGCATCGCCAAGGAGTCCGACATCGGCGTCGTCCAGTCGCTGCACCGCCAGGTGAAGCTGGCCCTGGACCTGTACGCGGCGCCGGCCTGGCGCGAGACGGGCCTGGCCAAGTGGACCGAGGCCACGCTCGACCATCTGCGGGCGGCGGCGCCGGGCAGCGACCACCAGCTCGCCTGGGCGCGGGCCTTCACCGCGACCGCCCGTACGGACGCGCAGCTCGACCTGGTCGCCGGGCTGCTCGAGGGCACCGAGACGATCGAGGGCCTGGCCATCGACACCGAGCTGCGCTGGGCGCTGCTGGAGCGGCTCGCCGCCACGGGGCGGGCGGACGAGGCCGCCATCGCGGCGGAGCTGGAGCGCGACAAGACCTCGGCGGGCGAGCGCCACGCCGCGACGGCGCGGGCCGCGCGGCCGACGCCGCAGGCCAAGGCGGAGGCGTGGGCGTCGGTCGTGGAGAGCGACAAGCTCCCCAACGCGGTGCAGGAGGCGGTGATCGGCGGCTTCGTCCAGACCGATCAGCGGGACCTGCTGGCGCCGTACACGGAGAAGTACTTCGCGGTGGCGAAGGACACGTGGAACAGCCGCAGCCATGAGATGGCGCAGCAGATCGTGGTGGGGCTCTACCCGGCGCTGCAGGTCTCCCAGGAGACCCTGGACGCGACCGACGCGTGGCTCGCGTCGGCCGAGCCCACGGCGGCGCTGAGGCGTCTGATGACGGAGTCCCGCGCGGGTATCGAACGCGCCATCCGGGCCCAGACCGCGGACGCCAACGCGGGCTGACCGGGTTACGGCGCCGTGCGGGGCCCAGCGCCCCGCACGGCGCCGCACAGCTGTTGGGCATGCGCCCACAAACCGGCTACCTAGGGTCGGGCATGGCCAGGCCGGCCATCTTGCCGTATTGGGCCAGTACGTCCGGGTACGCCTCGGCGGCCACCCGAAGCCACCGCTCCGCCTCCTCCACCCGCCCCACTCCCCGCAGCGCCTGCGCAAGCCAGTACGGCGCCTCCTCGTGCTTCCCCTCGCACGCCACCCTGAGCAGCGGCTCGGCCTCGCCATAGGCACCGCGCCGAACCATGCTGCGCCCCGCGAGAAACGCGGGCGGCACCAGACCGCTGCGCGCGGCGCGCACGTACCAGCGCTCGGCGTGCTGCGGGTCGCCGCCCCGCTCCTCCGACGTCCAGCCGAGCCACCACGCGGCGCGCCCGTGCCCGAGGTCGGCCGCCCGGCGGAACCAGATCTGGGCGGTGCGCCGGTCCCCGGCCTCATCGTGGATGCGGCCGATGTCGTACGCCGCCCCGGCGTCGCCCTCCGCCGCCGCGGGCTCGTAGTACGGCACCATCCGCAGCCCCGTGGCGCCGCCCACTTCGTACAGCATCCGGCCGAGGGCGAGCAGGGCACGCGGGGTGCCCGCCCTGCGGTACCACTCGGCGGCCTCCGGGAGCCGGTACAGCCGGTCGAGCGCGTCGGCGTACGCGCACCAGGCGTCCGGGCCGCCCTCCTCGGCGCGGGCCCGCAGCCCGGGCAGGCGTTCCTCCCACTCGGCGGGCGGCATCCGCTCGGGGTCGGCGCGGATCGCGGCGATGTCCTCCAGCGCCCTGACGATCCGCTCCTCGCCCTCGTCGAACGACCCCCTCCCCTCCGCATCCACGCCCTCGGCGCCTCCGACACCCTCGGCCCCGTCGAGCCCCGTGGCCCGCAGCCATCGCTCCGCCTCGTCCAGCCGCCGCTGCCGTACGCACAGCACGCCGAGGTTGAAGCAGGCCCATATGTGGCCGCCGTCCGCCTCGTCGGCCGTGCGGTACCACTTCTCGGCGGTGCGCAGTTCGCCGTTCTCCTCGGCCCAGACGCCGAGGACGTACGCCGCGCCGTCGTAGCCCCGCTCATGGGCGCGTTCGACGAGGGCGCGGGCCTCGTCCCAGCGGCTGTCGTCGCGGGCGATGAAGAGGGCCTGGTCCACCAGTGCCTTGGCGCTGCCGACCGCGGCCGCCCGGGCGTACAGCGCCTCGGCCTCCGCGACCATCCGCGGGTAGCGCGCGAACATCGCCTTGCGCTCCGGGTCGAGCAGGTCGCGCAGCGCCTCGTACGCCTCCTCCGGGTCGCCCTCGGCCTCGGCCCGGGCGAGGGCCTCGCGCCAGCCGTCCAGGTCCCGCAGCATGTTCTGGATGGCCCCACGGGTGCGGGTGGCGATGTCGTCGCCCTGGGCGGACGCCTCTGCCAGCCGCTCCAGGGCGGTGTCCCATTCGCCGCGGGCGGCCAGCAGCACGGCGCCGTTGGTCGTGCACTCGACGCTGCCGAGCGCGGCCCCGTGCTCGTACCACGTCTCGGCACCGGCCGTATCGCCGGCCTCGTGCAGCAGCCGGGCCAGACCGAACGCACAGCCGCCGTCGCGATCGGCGGCCGTGCGGTACCACCGCTCGGCCTCGGGGAACTCGCCGCGGTCCTTGTGACAGATCGCGAGCGTGCGCGAGGCGTCCGCGTCCCCGGCGTCGGCGGCCCTGGCCCACCACGGCAGGGCCTCGTCCAAGCGGCCCTGGCCGGTGAGGAGTTCGGCGTAGGCCCGGTACGCCTCCGGCTTACCGGCGGCCGCGGCGGCCCTCAACCGGGCCGC contains:
- the pepN gene encoding aminopeptidase N, which translates into the protein MPGTNLTREEAQQRARLLTVDAYEIELDLSGAQEGGTYRSVTTVRFDAAESGAESFIDLVAPTVHDVVLNGDALDPNEVFKDSRIALPGLLAGRNELRVVADCAYTNTGEGLHRFVDPVDQQAYLYTQFEVPDARRVYASFEQPDLKGTFQFTVTAPEGWTVISNSPAPEPKDNVWRFEPTPRLSTYVTALIAGPYHSVHSSYEKDGRSVPLGIYCRPSLAEYLDSDAIFEVTRQGFEWFEEKFDYAYPFAKYDQLFVPEFNAGAMENAGAVTIRDQYVFRSKVTDAAYEARAETILHELAHMWFGDLVTMEWWNDLWLNESFATYTSIACQAHAPGSRWPRSWTSFANSMKTWAYRQDQLPSTHPIMAEINDLDDVLVNFDGITYAKGASVLKQLVSYVGMDEFFSGVQAYFKRHAYQNTRLSDLLGALEETSGRDLKTWSKKWLETAGINVLRPEIETDANGTVTSFAVRQEAPALPPGAKGEPTLRPHRIAIGLYNLNATGKLIRSERIELDVDGELTQVEQLIGAKRSAVILLNDDDLTYAKVRLDPDSLAVVTEHLGDFAESLPRALCWASAWDMVRDGELATRDYLALVLSGIAKESDIGVVQSLHRQVKLALDLYAAPAWRETGLAKWTEATLDHLRAAAPGSDHQLAWARAFTATARTDAQLDLVAGLLEGTETIEGLAIDTELRWALLERLAATGRADEAAIAAELERDKTSAGERHAATARAARPTPQAKAEAWASVVESDKLPNAVQEAVIGGFVQTDQRDLLAPYTEKYFAVAKDTWNSRSHEMAQQIVVGLYPALQVSQETLDATDAWLASAEPTAALRRLMTESRAGIERAIRAQTADANAG
- a CDS encoding tetratricopeptide repeat protein — protein: MADQMAADQELDPAVEAARLRAAAAAGKPEAYRAYAELLTGQGRLDEALPWWARAADAGDADASRTLAICHKDRGEFPEAERWYRTAADRDGGCAFGLARLLHEAGDTAGAETWYEHGAALGSVECTTNGAVLLAARGEWDTALERLAEASAQGDDIATRTRGAIQNMLRDLDGWREALARAEAEGDPEEAYEALRDLLDPERKAMFARYPRMVAEAEALYARAAAVGSAKALVDQALFIARDDSRWDEARALVERAHERGYDGAAYVLGVWAEENGELRTAEKWYRTADEADGGHIWACFNLGVLCVRQRRLDEAERWLRATGLDGAEGVGGAEGVDAEGRGSFDEGEERIVRALEDIAAIRADPERMPPAEWEERLPGLRARAEEGGPDAWCAYADALDRLYRLPEAAEWYRRAGTPRALLALGRMLYEVGGATGLRMVPYYEPAAAEGDAGAAYDIGRIHDEAGDRRTAQIWFRRAADLGHGRAAWWLGWTSEERGGDPQHAERWYVRAARSGLVPPAFLAGRSMVRRGAYGEAEPLLRVACEGKHEEAPYWLAQALRGVGRVEEAERWLRVAAEAYPDVLAQYGKMAGLAMPDPR